The genomic region CAGTACCTGACGCAGAGCCCGCACAGAATGCAGAAAGAGGGGTCCTTGTCGAAGCGGTCCTTGTCGGCCCCGTACTCCTTGGCCAACTCGACCAGCTGCGGGGCGTCGGGCGCGTGGGCCAGCATCTGCTCCACCAGCACCTTGCGTATCGAGTGGAGCTTCTCGGTCTTGGTCTGCACCACCATGCCGCTCTCGACCGGGTAGAGGCAGCCGGCGACCAGGGTTTTCCTGCCGTTGCTTTCGGCCTCGACGGTGCAGATACGGCAGGCGCCGTACGGCTCGAGCTTCTCGTGGTGGCACAGGGTGGGGATCTCGATCCCTACCGTTTTCGCCGCCTCAACTATGGTCATCCCCTCCTGGGCCTTGACCTCTTTTCCATCTATCTGCAGGACGATTTCGCTCATGTTGTATTCCTTTCAGGCGCCCCCCTCGCCCCTCGGGAGAGGGGCTGGGGGTGAGGGCGCTGCCACGAAGCTTGGATTGTGCCTGGTACGGACTCCCTCACCCCGCCCCTCTCCCAAAGGGAGAGGGAGGAAAAAAGGGAGTGGCTGCAAAGTTGTCCAGTTAGGCCAAGGCCCGCGCCGACGGCGCGGGCGGCTCCGGCACCGGCACTCCGGAAAGCTTGCTTATGGCCTGGAAAGCCGCCGGGCAGGCTTCGATACAGGTGCCGCACTTGGTGCACTTCTCCTGGTCGATGACGTGGATGGTCTTCTTGCCACCCTCGATGGCGTTGGCGGGGCACTTCCTGAGACAGCTGCCGCACCCTTTGCACTTCGCCGGCTCGATGTGGAAGGCGATCAGCTCCTTGCAGGAAAGCGCCGGGCACCTCTTCTCCTTGATGTGGGCCTCGTACTCGTGACGGAAGTACTTGAGGGTCGAGAGGACCGGGTTGGGAGCGGTCTTGCCGAGGGCGCAGAGCGCCGCCCCTTGCGTCGCCATCGCCATGTTCTCCAGGAGTTCGATGTCCCCTTCCTTACCCTTGCCCTGGGTGATGGCGGTCATCACCTTGAGCATCTGGCGTATGCCTTCACGGCAGGGGACGCACTTGCCGCAGGACTCGTCGCTCAAGAACTCCAGGAAGTACCGGGCGATGTCGACGAGGCAGGTGTCCTCGTCCATGACGATCATGCCGCCCGACCCCATCATGGCGCCCATCTTCATCAACTCGTCGAAGTCGACCTTGACGTCCAGGTATTCCTCGGGAATGCAGCCGCCGGAAGGGCCGCCGGTCTGCACGGCCTTGAACTTCTTGCCGTTGGGGACCCCGCCGCCGATCTTGAAGATGATGTCGCGAAGCGGCATCCCCATGGGGACCTCGACGAGACCGGTGTTGTTGACCTTCCCCACCAGGGAGAAGACCTTGGTCCCCTTGCTGCTCTCGGTCCCGATGGAACTGAAGTACTCGGCCCCCTTGTTGATGATCACCGGGATGTTGGCCCAGGTCTCCACGTTGTTGATGTTGGTCGGTTTGCCCCAGAGGCCGCGGACCGCCGGGAAAGGCGGCCTCGGTTTGGGCTCGCCGGGCTTTCCTTCCAGCGACTGGAGAAGGGAGGTCTCCTCGCCGCAGATGAAGGCCCCCGCGCCGCGGTGCACCTTGACGGTGAAGTCGAATCCGGAGCCGAGGATGTTTTTCCCCAGGAAGCCGTGTTCCTCCGCCTCCCTGATGGCGACGGTCAGGTTGTCGACGGCGAGCGGGTATTCCTGCCGGACGTAGATGTAACCCTCGCTCGCGCCGATGGCGTAGGCGCCGATCAGGAGCCCTTCGAGCACGGTAAAGGGGTTACCTTCCATGAGGGCGCGGTCCATGTAGGCCCCCGGGTCCCCCTCGTCGCAGTTGACCACGACGTACTTCTGGTCCCCCGGCGCGTTGCGGGCGAACTCCCACTTGGTCCCGGAGGGGAAGCCGGCGCCGCCGCGTCCCCTGAGCTTCGCCTGCTTGACCTCGCCGATCACCTGCTCCGGGGTCATCTGCAGGAGCGCCTTGGCCATGGCCTGGTAGCCGCCGACGGCCAGGTAATCCTCCAGGCTCTTCGGGTCGATCTTGGTGTTGAGCCCCAGGATCAGGCGCTGCTGGTTCTTGTAGAAGGGGATGTCGTGCTCGTGGCTCGACTTGTCCCCGGTGTTCGGGTCCACGTAGAGCAGGCGCTCGACCAGCTTCTTCTCCTTGAAGGTATGGGAGACGATCTCGCAGACGTCCTCCGGCTTCACCTTCAGGTAGCTGATCCCTTCGGGGTAGACCACGAGGATCGGTCCCTGCTCGCAGAAGCCGTGGCAGCCGGTCCTCCTGACGTCGACCTGATCCTTGAGGCCGTGGCTCTCCAACTCGGCCATGATCGCGTCGGCAACCTTCTCGCTCCCCGTGGCATGGCAGGCGCTGCCGGAGCAGAGCGTGATGCAGGGCCTCTTGTCATCCCGTTTGGACAGGATGGCTCTCCTGAATTCTTCCAATTCTGCGGGCGAATTTATCCTTGGCATAAGAATCCCTTACTCGTAGTTTTTCAGCACTTCCGCCGACTGCGCAGGCGCCACGTTGCCATGATACTCACCGTCGATCACCATGACCGGCCCCAGCGCGCAGCATCCCAGGCAGTTCACGGTTTCGAGGCTGAACTTAAGCTCCGCATCGGTCTCGCCGGCCTTGATCCCGATCGCGTCGGAGATGGTGTCCAGGACCCTTTGCGCGCCACGGACGTGGCAGGCGGTGCCCATGCAGACAT from Citrifermentans bremense harbors:
- a CDS encoding 2Fe-2S iron-sulfur cluster-binding protein encodes the protein MSEIVLQIDGKEVKAQEGMTIVEAAKTVGIEIPTLCHHEKLEPYGACRICTVEAESNGRKTLVAGCLYPVESGMVVQTKTEKLHSIRKVLVEQMLAHAPDAPQLVELAKEYGADKDRFDKDPSFCILCGLCVRYCAEVKQKHAIGYMDRGPRREISFIPDVAAKECWDCKECFPLCPTSALQAAYVLTEALLPEQPEEEADCSCSSGCCGG
- the nuoF gene encoding NADH-quinone oxidoreductase subunit NuoF, whose translation is MPRINSPAELEEFRRAILSKRDDKRPCITLCSGSACHATGSEKVADAIMAELESHGLKDQVDVRRTGCHGFCEQGPILVVYPEGISYLKVKPEDVCEIVSHTFKEKKLVERLLYVDPNTGDKSSHEHDIPFYKNQQRLILGLNTKIDPKSLEDYLAVGGYQAMAKALLQMTPEQVIGEVKQAKLRGRGGAGFPSGTKWEFARNAPGDQKYVVVNCDEGDPGAYMDRALMEGNPFTVLEGLLIGAYAIGASEGYIYVRQEYPLAVDNLTVAIREAEEHGFLGKNILGSGFDFTVKVHRGAGAFICGEETSLLQSLEGKPGEPKPRPPFPAVRGLWGKPTNINNVETWANIPVIINKGAEYFSSIGTESSKGTKVFSLVGKVNNTGLVEVPMGMPLRDIIFKIGGGVPNGKKFKAVQTGGPSGGCIPEEYLDVKVDFDELMKMGAMMGSGGMIVMDEDTCLVDIARYFLEFLSDESCGKCVPCREGIRQMLKVMTAITQGKGKEGDIELLENMAMATQGAALCALGKTAPNPVLSTLKYFRHEYEAHIKEKRCPALSCKELIAFHIEPAKCKGCGSCLRKCPANAIEGGKKTIHVIDQEKCTKCGTCIEACPAAFQAISKLSGVPVPEPPAPSARALA
- a CDS encoding complex I 24 kDa subunit family protein yields the protein MCMDIAKIDNIIDKHNAEQSSLIQILLDIQSEHNWLPKQALDRVGERLDVPMSRIQHITTFYKAFSQVPKGRHQIHVCMGTACHVRGAQRVLDTISDAIGIKAGETDAELKFSLETVNCLGCCALGPVMVIDGEYHGNVAPAQSAEVLKNYE